A genomic region of Gammaproteobacteria bacterium contains the following coding sequences:
- a CDS encoding restriction endonuclease subunit S, which translates to MLENVEWGEYELGNLFDIRPTKYYKLKNEEILSPNGTVPLISNSSTDNGVMGFSNLDAKNTGNTLTCSDTTMGAETMFYQEKDFIGYSHIQHLIPKFEPFNKSIAKMIISACRVVTSNKYDYGNKFNREAMNKTKIQLPTKDGEIDFDYIEQFMAVIEKDRIQVLEEYLETNISS; encoded by the coding sequence ATGTTGGAAAATGTTGAATGGGGTGAATATGAACTTGGAAATCTTTTTGATATAAGACCGACAAAATATTACAAGTTAAAAAACGAAGAAATCCTAAGCCCAAATGGTACGGTTCCATTGATTTCTAACTCTTCGACAGATAATGGGGTTATGGGATTTTCCAATTTAGATGCAAAAAATACAGGTAATACATTAACTTGCTCTGACACAACAATGGGAGCAGAAACAATGTTTTATCAAGAAAAAGATTTTATTGGGTATTCACACATACAGCATTTAATTCCTAAGTTCGAACCTTTCAATAAATCAATTGCAAAAATGATTATTTCTGCTTGTAGAGTTGTCACATCAAATAAATATGACTACGGCAATAAGTTTAATCGCGAAGCAATGAATAAAACCAAAATTCAACTGCCTACAAAGGACGGTGAAATTGATTTTGATTATATTGAACAATTTATGGCCGTTATCGAAAAGGATAGAATTCAAGTTTTAGAAGAATATCTAGAGACTAACATTTCGAGTTAG
- a CDS encoding N-acetylmuramoyl-L-alanine amidase has product MITVILISFSTALFASREVKGLRIWSGPDDTKAVLDLSDQVDYKLFQLDNPPRVVVDIEQTSLKNSLSVTSNPVIKNIRNGKKGKNTLRLVFDLNEKQKAKSFLLKPAQQYGHRLVIKLENEQVQKKTVQQVLNKKDRDIIVAIDAGHGGEDPGATGASGTYEKVLTLQIANKLAEIINKEKGMKAVMIRDGDYYVALRKRFIKAREAQADLFVSIHADAFTDPKVRGMSVYILSKNGASSEAAQWLAQSENKSDLVGGVVLEDKDNVLAKVLLDLSQNAAMDSSLKAASEVLKSLKKIEAPHKKYVERASFVVLKSPDVPSMLIETAYISNPDEEKRLKTSDFQNKLAEKIKDGIKAYFYQSPPPNTWIANHVTSKKHIVASGDTLSGIAQSYNVTMTDLKKANNKNSNTILVGEVLVLPNTLP; this is encoded by the coding sequence ATGATTACAGTAATACTTATCAGCTTCTCCACGGCTTTATTTGCAAGCAGAGAAGTGAAAGGTTTGAGAATTTGGAGTGGCCCGGATGATACCAAGGCTGTTTTGGATTTATCAGATCAGGTTGACTATAAACTTTTTCAACTCGACAACCCTCCAAGAGTGGTGGTTGATATTGAGCAAACCTCGCTCAAAAATTCGTTATCTGTTACCAGCAACCCTGTCATAAAAAATATCAGAAATGGTAAAAAAGGCAAAAACACCTTAAGACTTGTTTTTGACCTGAATGAAAAACAAAAAGCCAAAAGTTTTCTGTTAAAGCCCGCTCAGCAATATGGTCACAGATTGGTTATTAAACTGGAAAATGAACAAGTCCAAAAGAAAACGGTTCAACAGGTTTTAAACAAAAAAGACAGAGACATTATCGTCGCCATTGATGCCGGTCATGGTGGTGAGGATCCCGGAGCAACCGGTGCTTCCGGGACTTATGAAAAAGTTCTTACTTTGCAAATCGCCAACAAACTCGCTGAAATCATTAATAAAGAAAAAGGCATGAAAGCCGTCATGATTCGTGATGGTGATTATTATGTTGCCTTGAGAAAACGATTCATTAAAGCTCGTGAAGCTCAAGCGGACCTATTTGTATCCATCCACGCAGATGCTTTTACTGATCCTAAGGTCAGAGGCATGAGTGTTTACATATTATCCAAAAACGGTGCATCATCAGAGGCAGCCCAATGGTTAGCTCAATCTGAAAACAAATCTGACCTGGTTGGTGGCGTTGTTTTAGAGGATAAAGACAATGTCCTGGCTAAAGTATTACTGGACTTATCACAAAACGCTGCTATGGATTCCAGCTTAAAGGCTGCCAGCGAAGTTTTAAAATCTTTGAAAAAAATCGAAGCTCCTCATAAAAAATATGTGGAAAGAGCCAGTTTTGTAGTACTGAAATCACCGGACGTTCCATCCATGTTGATTGAAACTGCATATATCAGTAATCCCGATGAAGAAAAAAGGCTCAAAACCAGCGATTTCCAAAACAAATTGGCTGAAAAAATCAAAGATGGAATCAAAGCCTATTTTTACCAATCTCCACCACCAAACACATGGATAGCAAACCATGTTACATCAAAAAAACATATTGTTGCCAGCGGTGACACTCTCAGCGGAATCGCTCAATCTTACAACGTCACAATGACCGACCTCAAAAAAGCTAACAATAAAAACAGCAATACGATTTTAGTTGGTGAAGTTTTGGTATTGCCGAATACATTGCCGTAA
- a CDS encoding multidrug efflux SMR transporter — MGYLYLAIAIVAEVIATSALKASEGFSKLIPSLIVIVGFGVAFYFLSLVLKTIPMGVAYAIWSGLGIVLISIAGLLLFGQKLDTAAIIGILLIISGVVVMNVFSSSVSH, encoded by the coding sequence ATGGGGTATCTATACTTGGCCATAGCTATTGTTGCTGAAGTAATTGCAACAAGCGCTCTAAAGGCATCAGAAGGTTTTTCGAAACTTATACCAAGTCTAATTGTTATCGTTGGCTTTGGTGTGGCTTTCTATTTCCTATCTCTGGTTTTAAAAACTATTCCTATGGGTGTTGCCTATGCAATCTGGTCAGGTTTGGGAATAGTCTTGATTTCAATAGCAGGACTCTTGCTATTCGGCCAAAAGCTAGATACCGCTGCCATTATTGGAATTTTATTGATTATTAGTGGTGTGGTAGTTATGAATGTATTTTCTAGTTCAGTCAGCCATTGA
- a CDS encoding integron integrase, with amino-acid sequence MKLLDQVRTKIRFKHYSRNTEKTYVSWIKQYILFHGKRHPKDMGKIEIEQFLSHLAVTRKVSAPTQNQAFNALLFLYTQVLGVSMEDENISALRAKQRIRTPIVLDIKEVKHIVSQFPQGIYKTIVQTIYGCGLRLSEALKLRIQNIDFAYNRILIYDSKSLNDRTVPLPQKLIDDFHNLIDKNKEQHLQDLADGYGTVEMPYGLAKKYPNANKEFKWQYLFPMNSISKDPVSGVYRRHHVLESTFSRNLKKAVTKSGINKKITAHTFRHSYATHLLQAGIDIRTIQELLGHKRLETTMVYTHVVRELSQKNRFSPLDYL; translated from the coding sequence ATGAAGTTATTGGATCAAGTTCGTACCAAAATCAGGTTTAAGCATTACAGTAGAAATACTGAAAAAACCTATGTTTCATGGATAAAACAATACATATTATTTCATGGGAAAAGACATCCAAAGGATATGGGTAAAATTGAAATTGAGCAGTTTTTATCTCATCTGGCGGTGACTCGTAAAGTTTCTGCACCGACTCAAAATCAGGCTTTTAATGCTTTGTTGTTTCTCTATACACAGGTGTTAGGAGTTTCTATGGAGGATGAAAATATCTCCGCTTTGCGAGCCAAGCAAAGAATCAGGACTCCTATAGTTCTGGATATTAAAGAAGTAAAGCATATTGTCAGTCAGTTTCCTCAAGGGATTTATAAAACCATTGTTCAGACCATTTACGGTTGTGGTTTGAGGTTGTCTGAGGCTTTGAAATTACGAATCCAAAATATTGATTTTGCTTACAATCGGATACTTATTTATGACAGCAAATCACTGAATGACAGAACTGTTCCTTTACCACAAAAACTGATTGATGATTTTCATAATTTGATTGATAAAAATAAAGAACAGCATTTGCAGGATTTGGCTGATGGATATGGAACAGTTGAAATGCCTTATGGACTGGCAAAGAAGTATCCCAATGCGAATAAGGAATTTAAGTGGCAGTATCTTTTCCCGATGAATAGCATTTCCAAAGACCCTGTTTCGGGTGTTTACAGGCGCCATCATGTGTTGGAGAGTACTTTTTCACGAAATTTGAAAAAAGCAGTAACTAAATCCGGCATCAATAAAAAAATTACGGCTCATACTTTTCGCCATTCTTATGCGACACATTTATTACAAGCAGGAATTGATATACGCACCATTCAGGAACTTTTGGGACACAAAAGACTGGAAACGACCATGGTTTATACCCATGTGGTGCGTGAATTGAGTCAGAAAAACCGTTTTAGTCCGTTGGATTATTTGTAA
- the tsaE gene encoding tRNA (adenosine(37)-N6)-threonylcarbamoyltransferase complex ATPase subunit type 1 TsaE produces the protein MIKDISTLSQLEDFAKDLSSRLQPGDVVFLKGDLGAGKTTFTQFLIKSLGYDQRVKSPTYAIYETYNLDKATVYHIDLYRIGNQEEIYYLGIDDIFNGENIVIIEWPERGNSVLPEPSMILTFELLKNKKRTVNLHIT, from the coding sequence ATGATTAAAGACATATCCACATTATCCCAACTTGAGGATTTTGCTAAAGATTTGAGTTCGCGCCTTCAACCGGGAGATGTGGTTTTCCTCAAAGGAGATTTAGGAGCCGGAAAGACAACTTTTACACAGTTTCTGATAAAGAGTTTAGGTTACGATCAAAGAGTCAAAAGTCCGACTTATGCAATCTACGAAACATACAATCTCGATAAAGCGACGGTTTATCATATTGACTTATATCGCATTGGCAATCAGGAAGAAATCTACTATTTAGGTATTGATGATATTTTTAATGGCGAAAACATTGTCATTATTGAATGGCCTGAAAGAGGGAACTCGGTTCTCCCTGAGCCGTCGATGATTCTCACATTTGAGTTGTTAAAGAATAAAAAACGAACCGTTAATCTACACATTACTTGA